Proteins encoded by one window of Antechinus flavipes isolate AdamAnt ecotype Samford, QLD, Australia chromosome 4, AdamAnt_v2, whole genome shotgun sequence:
- the LOC127561110 gene encoding HLA class II histocompatibility antigen, DR alpha chain, whose translation MIPNKALILGAFTLAVLLNPWGARAIKENHVIIQAEFSQTHSPLGEFMFDFDGDEIFHVDLDKKETVWRLPDFSKFASFEAQGALANLAVDKANLDIMMKRSNYTPDTNVPPEVTVFPQSPAELDEPNVLICFIDKFSPPVLNVTWLRNGQPVTEGVFETVFLPRPDHAFRKFHYLTFIPSANDYYDCKVDHWGLDQPVLKHWEPEIRTPLPETTETVVCALGLAIGLVGIVAGTILIIKGMKASNTSRGGPRGPL comes from the exons ATGATCCCCAACAAAGCTTTGATCCTAGGGGCTTTCACCCTGGCTGTGCTGCTGAATCCCTGGGGAGCCAGAGCCATTAAAG AGAATCATGTGATTATCCAAGCTGAGTTCTCCCAGACCCACAGCCCTTTAGGAGAGTTCATGTTTGATTTTGATGGCGATGAAATTTTCCATGTGGATTTGGACAAGAAAGAGACAGTCTGgcgtcttcctgacttcagcaaATTTGCCAGCTTTGAGGCTCAGGGTGCTCTGGCCAATCTTGCTGTGGACAAAGCCAATCTGGACATCATGATGAAAAGGTCCAACTACACTCCTGATACCAATG tgCCCCCTGAAGTGACAGTGTTTCCTCAGAGCCCAGCGGAGCTGGACGAGCCCAATGTCCTTATCTGCTTCATTGACAAGTTCTCTCCCCCAGTACTTAATGTGACATGGCTTCGTAATGGGCAGCCCGTCACTGAGGGTGTGTTTGAGACTGTCTTCCTCCCCCGCCCTGATCATGCCTTCAGAAAATTCCACTACCTCACCTTCATCCCCTCTGCCAATGATTACTATGACTGCAAGGTCGATCACTGGGGACTGGACCAACCTGTTTTGAAACATTGGG AACCAGAAATACGAACCCCACTGCCAGAGACAACAGAGACTGTGGTCTGTGCCCTGGGCCTAGCCATAGGTCTCGTGGGCATCGTTGCAGGCACCATCCTGATTATCAAGGGCATGAAAGCAAGCAACACTTCCCGTGGTGGCCCTCGTGGACCCCT GTGA